The Acetobacter aceti NBRC 14818 genome includes a window with the following:
- a CDS encoding DUF932 domain-containing protein, whose product MNHFVSSRFSRNLGRDPLSDEALRHLAKSIFAEDKHESRSDRYAYIPTYEVLAGMRKEGFEPVYAKQGGSRVPGKADFTKHLIRFRHKGEAGTVRKVGGIYPEVVLVNSHDGTSAYKVMAGLMRLVCLNGLMVSDRELASVSVHHKGDVMAQVIEGSFKVLSESCRAVEAADAWSGVTLNHDEQMILAGAAHEIRFGEEAETPIEPRQLLAPRRRDDLGSDLWTVGNVVQENVIRGGLRAWGRDANGRRRRVSTREVKAIDADVKINRALWRLNEEMARLKGGGAFMQDAA is encoded by the coding sequence ATGAATCATTTCGTTTCTTCTCGCTTTTCCCGCAATCTCGGCCGCGATCCGCTGTCCGACGAAGCCCTGCGCCATCTGGCGAAGTCCATCTTTGCGGAAGACAAGCACGAGAGCCGCAGCGACCGATATGCCTACATCCCCACTTATGAAGTGCTCGCGGGAATGCGGAAGGAAGGCTTCGAGCCGGTCTATGCCAAGCAGGGCGGTTCGCGCGTGCCGGGCAAGGCGGATTTTACCAAGCACCTGATTCGCTTCCGTCACAAGGGCGAAGCCGGGACCGTCCGCAAGGTCGGCGGCATCTATCCGGAAGTCGTGCTGGTCAACAGCCATGACGGCACGAGCGCCTATAAGGTCATGGCCGGGCTGATGCGTCTGGTCTGCCTTAACGGGCTGATGGTGTCGGATCGGGAGCTTGCTTCCGTGTCCGTCCACCACAAGGGCGACGTGATGGCGCAGGTCATCGAGGGCAGCTTCAAGGTGCTGTCCGAGAGCTGCCGCGCGGTTGAAGCCGCAGACGCTTGGTCCGGTGTCACCCTGAACCATGACGAACAGATGATCCTTGCCGGGGCGGCCCATGAAATCCGCTTCGGGGAGGAAGCCGAAACCCCGATCGAGCCGCGCCAGCTTCTGGCCCCGCGCCGCCGTGATGATCTCGGTTCCGATCTGTGGACCGTCGGAAACGTGGTGCAGGAAAACGTCATCCGGGGCGGTCTCCGGGCATGGGGGCGCGATGCCAACGGCCGCCGCCGTCGCGTGTCCACCCGCGAAGTCAAAGCTATTGATGCGGACGTGAAGATCAACCGCGCCCTGTGGCGTCTCAACGAGGAAATGGCCCGGCTGAAAGGAGGCGGAGCATTCATGCAGGACGCCGCCTGA
- a CDS encoding helix-turn-helix domain-containing transcriptional regulator, whose protein sequence is MKTSGLDVFDGVKAAQDPRIQEELLNMAWADGDAAAFAHALSVIARAQGADDIAKEALSEKGDLDLTGLFRIMSALGIKVTFHAAD, encoded by the coding sequence ATGAAGACTTCTGGACTGGATGTGTTTGATGGCGTCAAGGCGGCACAAGATCCTCGGATACAGGAGGAACTTCTGAACATGGCATGGGCAGATGGCGACGCAGCGGCGTTTGCTCATGCTCTTTCGGTCATAGCGCGCGCGCAGGGAGCGGACGATATTGCGAAGGAAGCCCTGTCTGAAAAAGGCGATCTCGACCTGACCGGCCTGTTCCGCATCATGTCGGCGCTCGGCATAAAGGTGACGTTTCATGCGGCGGACTGA
- a CDS encoding type II toxin-antitoxin system Phd/YefM family antitoxin, with the protein MKQFAAGDLTRNTGDLFEAAAVAPVAITKHRKPRFVVMSMERYETLTSRDTGSQKAYAVNDMPEDVAVLCDQGIEDYLNG; encoded by the coding sequence GTGAAGCAGTTTGCAGCGGGCGACCTGACCCGTAATACCGGCGATCTCTTCGAGGCCGCAGCCGTCGCCCCCGTCGCCATCACCAAGCATCGCAAGCCCCGGTTCGTTGTCATGTCGATGGAGCGATACGAGACGCTGACCAGCAGGGATACGGGCAGTCAGAAGGCTTATGCCGTCAACGATATGCCTGAAGACGTTGCCGTCCTGTGCGATCAGGGGATTGAGGACTATCTGAATGGCTGA
- a CDS encoding NepR family anti-sigma factor, which yields MTTTGRGTAPRPPAPADDAGFATLWSALRRQNLPVVSDPIKMQWEGSDMHKYSDENFLASWLKRALRARFGAVVKEPVPDTLLSLLSEAPESEKPEHQADSALLRHE from the coding sequence ATGACAACAACCGGCCGGGGCACTGCGCCCCGGCCACCCGCTCCGGCTGATGATGCCGGGTTCGCAACATTGTGGAGTGCTCTACGACGCCAGAATCTTCCTGTCGTGAGCGATCCGATTAAAATGCAGTGGGAAGGATCGGATATGCACAAGTATTCAGATGAAAATTTTCTGGCGTCGTGGCTGAAGCGCGCGCTGCGCGCCCGGTTCGGTGCTGTGGTGAAGGAACCGGTTCCCGATACTCTTTTGTCTCTTCTTTCCGAGGCACCAGAAAGTGAGAAACCCGAACATCAGGCAGACAGTGCGTTACTTCGGCACGAGTAA
- a CDS encoding ParB/RepB/Spo0J family partition protein, whose product MSATLRSEPKKATTKPARKTTSKTPTPITTPANDTDGTRIPFSKLFRSPLNVRRTVPAIAIEELADNLKAVGLIQSLVVVPDGDRFGVVAGGRRFLAMSLLVERGDWTEDKSVLCRIVTPEEAEEISLAENVQRHAMHPADQFEAFARQVELGRSVEQIAQRFGVSASIVAKRLKLASVSPAVMSAFRQDQLTLEQVSAFTVADDHEAQDSVLQWVLDTHFQVAPHSIKNRLMQGAVPESSRIVSFVGLDTYRAAGGTVVQDLFGENGFLTDTPLLHELAEKKLGEVEAGFRAEGWSWVERITDRPSWFYSTPRLSPKQAEPTAEDAARIEAIADRLTEIEENEQSQGLTDEENEEYDALTAELEALQNAAHLWSAEQKEQAGVFIMTEGAEIGTTYVGVVKPGAKKKDAASASTAENDSAVPTIPNGLMETLYRERTAALQATLARDSVMVLRVLVHALLMQHHGAMSPRFETPETPHDKASNPAMCAVAEYRLERLNPLRIPQDDRLWPWLLGRTESELVEILAACALPFVNAGKEDWSVDRQRGSSRDIAASIGFDMREWWKPDADNFFRSLTKSTIADYITEAGANPGDWQKAKRDALATDAAKAAAESGWLPAFLRTPGAATA is encoded by the coding sequence ATGTCTGCAACACTCCGCAGTGAGCCCAAGAAAGCCACCACGAAGCCCGCCAGAAAGACTACGAGCAAGACGCCGACGCCAATCACGACGCCCGCCAACGATACAGACGGGACACGCATCCCCTTCAGCAAGCTGTTCCGTTCGCCCCTGAATGTCCGGCGCACGGTGCCCGCCATCGCTATCGAAGAACTGGCCGACAACCTGAAAGCTGTTGGCCTGATCCAGAGCCTTGTCGTCGTGCCGGATGGTGACCGCTTCGGCGTTGTCGCGGGCGGCCGACGCTTTCTCGCCATGTCCCTGCTGGTCGAACGCGGCGACTGGACCGAGGACAAGTCCGTTCTCTGCCGGATCGTGACACCCGAGGAAGCCGAGGAAATCAGCCTTGCCGAGAACGTGCAGCGTCATGCGATGCACCCGGCCGACCAGTTTGAGGCGTTCGCCCGACAGGTCGAATTGGGACGCTCCGTCGAGCAGATCGCGCAGCGTTTTGGCGTCTCCGCTTCAATCGTCGCGAAGCGCCTGAAGCTGGCGTCCGTCTCTCCTGCTGTCATGAGCGCCTTCCGACAGGATCAGCTCACGCTCGAACAGGTTTCGGCCTTCACCGTGGCGGACGATCACGAGGCGCAGGACAGTGTGCTGCAATGGGTGCTGGATACGCACTTTCAGGTTGCCCCGCACTCCATCAAGAACCGGCTCATGCAGGGGGCCGTTCCCGAAAGCAGCCGCATCGTCTCCTTCGTCGGACTGGATACCTACCGCGCTGCGGGCGGGACCGTGGTGCAGGACCTGTTCGGAGAGAACGGTTTCCTGACCGATACCCCGCTTCTGCACGAACTGGCCGAAAAGAAGCTGGGCGAAGTCGAAGCCGGGTTCAGGGCCGAAGGCTGGTCATGGGTTGAACGCATCACGGACCGGCCAAGCTGGTTCTATTCCACCCCTCGTTTGTCGCCAAAACAGGCCGAGCCAACCGCCGAGGATGCCGCACGCATCGAGGCGATTGCCGACCGGCTGACCGAGATCGAGGAAAACGAGCAGTCCCAGGGCCTGACCGACGAGGAAAACGAAGAATACGACGCCCTGACCGCCGAGCTTGAGGCATTGCAGAATGCGGCTCACCTGTGGAGCGCCGAGCAGAAGGAACAGGCCGGGGTCTTCATCATGACCGAGGGGGCGGAGATCGGCACGACCTATGTGGGCGTGGTCAAACCCGGCGCGAAGAAGAAGGACGCCGCCAGCGCCAGCACAGCCGAGAATGACAGTGCCGTGCCCACCATTCCCAACGGTCTGATGGAAACGCTCTATCGCGAGCGGACAGCCGCCCTACAGGCGACGCTTGCGCGGGACAGTGTGATGGTCCTGCGGGTTCTGGTCCATGCGCTTCTGATGCAGCACCACGGCGCGATGTCTCCCCGCTTCGAGACGCCCGAAACGCCGCACGACAAGGCATCCAACCCGGCCATGTGCGCGGTTGCCGAATATCGGCTGGAACGCCTCAACCCTCTGCGCATCCCGCAGGATGATCGGCTGTGGCCGTGGCTTCTGGGCCGTACCGAAAGCGAACTGGTCGAAATTCTTGCCGCCTGCGCCCTGCCCTTCGTGAATGCCGGAAAGGAGGACTGGTCCGTGGACAGGCAGCGCGGCTCGTCGCGTGACATCGCAGCCTCAATCGGCTTCGACATGCGCGAATGGTGGAAGCCCGATGCGGACAACTTCTTCCGTTCGCTGACGAAATCCACCATTGCCGACTACATCACCGAGGCAGGAGCAAACCCCGGCGACTGGCAGAAGGCAAAACGGGATGCCCTCGCCACCGACGCGGCCAAGGCCGCAGCGGAAAGCGGATGGCTTCCGGCCTTTCTCCGCACACCCGGCGCAGCGACCGCATGA
- a CDS encoding Abi family protein — translation MTDRTKAIHHLQRIGYGRLAPYWEPFEQNGPDPRDPSRIIRTDQFRPGAEFRHAVDLYLFDKQLRLLFLDAIERIEVALRVDLAHTLGKRDPWAHLSPAFLDTRRANTPFHDGTRHQNWLDKANQSIRRSKESWVKQFFDTYSSPLPIWMAVETWDFGTLSWLLFMAHPRDRFAIASRYGLLPDTLVSWIRCLAFVRNICAHHSRLWNSPIINQPNVPKEQEAPTVVHIGTEVVRRTRVYGAAAVASCLVKEISAGTSWSRRMKAHWIDFPTMPLARASQGGFTAPWDTLEIWT, via the coding sequence GTGACAGACCGGACCAAGGCGATCCATCACCTTCAGCGCATTGGTTACGGGCGTCTGGCACCGTATTGGGAGCCTTTCGAACAGAACGGCCCCGATCCTCGCGATCCGTCCCGCATCATTCGCACCGACCAGTTCCGACCGGGTGCTGAGTTTCGCCACGCAGTCGATCTTTACCTGTTCGACAAGCAGCTCCGTCTTCTGTTCCTAGACGCAATCGAGCGGATTGAGGTGGCATTGCGCGTGGATCTGGCACACACGCTCGGAAAGCGCGATCCGTGGGCACATCTCTCGCCAGCTTTCCTCGACACGCGCCGAGCGAACACACCATTCCACGACGGCACACGCCACCAGAATTGGCTCGACAAGGCCAATCAGTCGATCCGACGTTCGAAGGAAAGCTGGGTAAAGCAGTTTTTCGACACCTACAGCTCGCCCCTGCCGATCTGGATGGCCGTTGAGACTTGGGATTTCGGCACGCTTTCTTGGCTTCTATTCATGGCGCACCCACGGGACCGCTTCGCGATCGCGTCACGATACGGTCTGCTTCCCGATACGCTGGTGAGCTGGATCAGGTGTCTTGCGTTCGTCCGCAACATCTGTGCCCATCATTCCCGCTTATGGAACTCGCCGATCATCAATCAGCCCAATGTTCCGAAAGAGCAGGAGGCACCCACAGTCGTTCATATCGGAACGGAAGTCGTGCGGCGAACTCGTGTTTATGGTGCGGCAGCCGTGGCAAGCTGTCTCGTCAAGGAGATCAGCGCCGGCACATCATGGAGCCGCCGGATGAAAGCGCATTGGATCGACTTCCCGACAATGCCTCTTGCAAGGGCCAGCCAGGGCGGCTTTACCGCGCCGTGGGACACGCTTGAGATCTGGACCTAG
- a CDS encoding WGR domain-containing protein, whose translation MKSRQSKKSAALHKVAQLALFPLTARLRRIRPELNEWRFYAMSVQPDLFGGAALVRQWGRIGTTGSQCLDLYPDEGTAINALSKMVRYRQKRGYTLAVGQD comes from the coding sequence ATGAAATCCAGACAGTCGAAAAAATCCGCCGCCTTGCATAAGGTGGCCCAGCTCGCGTTGTTCCCGCTTACGGCACGTCTTCGGCGCATTCGACCGGAGCTGAATGAATGGCGCTTTTACGCGATGTCCGTTCAACCTGACCTGTTCGGCGGCGCGGCGCTCGTGCGGCAGTGGGGCCGGATCGGCACGACGGGATCGCAGTGTCTCGATCTTTATCCGGACGAAGGTACGGCCATCAATGCGCTGTCGAAAATGGTCCGTTATCGGCAGAAACGCGGCTATACGCTCGCCGTTGGTCAGGATTAA
- a CDS encoding FitA-like ribbon-helix-helix domain-containing protein yields the protein MPSLTIRNLDDTLINALKRKAGASARSVEAELRIALKAWADQPAMMQVEAVSQRLQQAIALAENGRASDFSTRPPYSAARLADAIGEDHVTPVAQWIEGIAEPSLSQLKTIAAYCSVSADWLAYGEGTPYLCEYDRIPENAGQGVLWLLDADPKTLKTHLQGLRFIRCAGERGGLLLVKQWADKDLVIRTPYVVSEDTGGGGRSSLRNLTQVWHLLYQVYSECDLAPDLAITSHIASERTYRQLQDGWHNPSALLHDLPSQPWWEDIWDSNEFARSNYWPGWKKLCTDLYEEISDSKSASNIRESIESGEHPLLKEIENAALLGKLDT from the coding sequence GTGCCAAGTCTGACAATCAGGAATTTAGACGACACTCTTATCAATGCTCTGAAGCGCAAGGCCGGGGCGTCGGCCCGATCCGTCGAAGCCGAACTGAGAATTGCGCTGAAGGCGTGGGCAGACCAGCCCGCCATGATGCAGGTCGAGGCAGTTTCACAACGCTTGCAGCAGGCGATTGCCCTCGCAGAAAACGGACGAGCAAGCGATTTCTCGACACGTCCACCATATAGCGCCGCGCGCCTGGCTGACGCGATCGGAGAAGATCACGTCACGCCTGTTGCACAATGGATTGAGGGGATAGCTGAGCCCAGCCTTTCCCAACTCAAGACCATTGCCGCTTACTGCTCGGTATCGGCAGACTGGCTGGCTTATGGCGAGGGCACCCCATATCTTTGCGAGTATGACCGAATTCCAGAGAATGCCGGTCAAGGGGTCCTGTGGCTGCTCGATGCAGACCCCAAAACCCTGAAAACACACCTTCAGGGGCTACGGTTCATCCGATGCGCCGGCGAACGCGGTGGATTGCTCCTGGTGAAACAGTGGGCCGACAAGGATCTGGTTATCCGCACGCCTTACGTTGTATCCGAGGACACGGGCGGGGGCGGTCGGAGTTCCCTGCGTAATCTTACTCAGGTCTGGCACCTGCTTTATCAGGTCTACAGCGAGTGCGATCTGGCCCCGGATCTCGCAATCACGAGCCACATCGCAAGCGAGCGCACCTACCGCCAGCTTCAGGACGGTTGGCACAACCCGTCAGCACTGCTTCACGACCTGCCCTCCCAGCCGTGGTGGGAAGACATTTGGGATTCCAATGAGTTCGCACGGAGCAATTACTGGCCGGGATGGAAAAAGCTCTGCACGGATCTGTACGAAGAAATTTCTGACAGTAAGAGCGCATCGAACATTCGGGAGTCGATCGAAAGCGGTGAGCATCCGCTTTTGAAAGAAATCGAGAACGCAGCCCTTCTAGGGAAGCTCGATACGTGA
- a CDS encoding replication protein RepA translates to MSKRKSPPEQSELVLSPTTARVIQLSAEIQATPPDDIEFMHTVLCQVGLPRKRTKETRFERNNGKASLLITAGEMYNDGHWEKLFVPYGTKPRLALFHISTEAIRTKSRTVAVGRTISEFMKRLNISQNGPSREAFRAQMNALCACEMKLGYGSRNLNARPVDEFDAWTKNLAKDSTIELSEKFWHELKENAVPLDPRALEGLQHSALALDIYTWLAHRLHRVRGSGERLTWSNLRLQFGQEYTDDKNFKKAFLIALRQVSAVYPDAKLEQVRTGLRLIASPPPVPRQTVVSFQKVIGSEA, encoded by the coding sequence ATGAGCAAACGCAAATCACCGCCTGAACAGAGTGAGCTTGTGCTTTCTCCGACAACCGCGCGCGTCATCCAGCTCTCGGCCGAAATCCAGGCAACACCGCCTGACGACATTGAGTTCATGCACACGGTCCTCTGCCAAGTCGGGCTCCCCCGCAAAAGGACGAAGGAAACGCGCTTCGAGCGAAACAATGGCAAGGCGTCCCTGCTCATTACAGCCGGCGAAATGTACAACGACGGTCATTGGGAAAAGCTCTTCGTTCCTTATGGGACAAAGCCGCGCCTGGCCCTCTTCCATATCAGTACCGAAGCCATCCGGACCAAATCGCGCACTGTCGCGGTCGGCCGGACCATCAGCGAATTCATGAAACGGCTGAACATCAGCCAAAACGGCCCATCCCGTGAGGCATTCAGGGCACAGATGAACGCCTTGTGCGCCTGTGAAATGAAGCTCGGTTACGGGTCGCGCAATCTGAACGCCCGACCGGTAGACGAATTCGATGCGTGGACCAAAAACCTCGCTAAAGACAGCACAATCGAACTGTCCGAGAAATTCTGGCACGAGTTAAAAGAAAACGCCGTCCCCCTTGATCCTCGTGCGCTTGAGGGCTTGCAGCATTCCGCACTGGCACTCGACATCTATACGTGGCTTGCCCATCGGCTTCATCGCGTGCGGGGATCTGGCGAACGGCTCACCTGGTCCAACCTTCGGCTACAGTTTGGGCAGGAATATACGGACGACAAGAATTTCAAGAAGGCATTCCTGATAGCCTTGCGACAGGTTTCGGCTGTTTATCCGGATGCGAAGCTAGAACAGGTTCGAACGGGTCTGAGGCTGATCGCATCGCCGCCCCCTGTCCCGCGACAGACCGTTGTCTCTTTTCAAAAAGTAATTGGGTCAGAGGCTTAA
- a CDS encoding recombinase family protein, with protein sequence MMLIGYARCSRDTQDLAAQRAALATLGVDEDRIYVDFGYSGTKRERPGLDQALAAVRRGDTLVVPKLDRLARSVPDARSIAEMLTSKGAKLAIGSNVYDPTDPMGKMFFNVLATFAEFEVDLVRQRTREGMLIAKQKGKLKGKKPKLSVRQQQELRRMHETGEYSISDLADVFSISRPTVYRTIKRNVE encoded by the coding sequence ATGATGCTGATCGGTTACGCCCGTTGCTCACGGGACACACAGGATCTGGCCGCGCAACGCGCTGCCCTCGCTACTCTCGGGGTGGATGAAGATCGCATCTATGTCGATTTTGGATATTCTGGCACGAAGCGGGAGCGGCCGGGTCTTGACCAGGCACTGGCTGCGGTAAGGCGGGGTGACACGCTTGTCGTGCCGAAGCTTGATCGCCTCGCCCGATCTGTTCCCGATGCGCGAAGCATTGCCGAAATGCTGACCTCCAAAGGGGCGAAGCTGGCAATCGGCTCGAACGTCTATGATCCGACTGACCCAATGGGCAAGATGTTCTTTAACGTCTTGGCAACATTTGCCGAGTTTGAAGTCGATTTGGTGCGACAGCGAACACGCGAAGGCATGTTAATTGCCAAACAAAAAGGTAAACTAAAAGGCAAAAAGCCAAAACTTAGCGTAAGGCAACAGCAAGAATTACGCAGAATGCACGAAACTGGTGAGTATTCTATCAGTGATTTAGCTGATGTATTCTCTATTTCTCGCCCAACAGTATACAGAACCATCAAACGAAACGTGGAATAA
- a CDS encoding lytic transglycosylase domain-containing protein: MAIKDFGQLALKCGPNVAPITLASIAQTESGFDPFLVHDNNTKKAFNLETDAEAAELASRLISIGHSVDLGLMQINSHNLPALGLRVQDAFDPCVSIGAASIILSDTYVGGESHEAQQKALRVTISRYNTGDAQRGFTNGYVGKVEASARKVVPALDVGMGQSGVPAAPQPQQVAVPTDPNAPPVWDVWGSFEYSTASDTKKKGNDPRASDAVLFVQARDGSAVFPQLSKE; the protein is encoded by the coding sequence TTGGCAATAAAGGATTTCGGGCAGCTCGCGCTGAAATGCGGTCCGAATGTCGCGCCTATTACTTTGGCCTCGATCGCGCAGACTGAATCAGGGTTTGATCCATTTCTGGTTCACGACAACAACACGAAAAAAGCGTTCAATCTGGAAACAGATGCCGAAGCTGCGGAGCTGGCAAGCCGACTGATCTCGATCGGCCATTCGGTCGATCTTGGGCTTATGCAGATCAATTCGCATAACCTGCCCGCTCTTGGATTACGGGTTCAGGATGCGTTTGACCCCTGTGTTTCGATAGGTGCGGCGTCGATTATCCTATCCGATACCTATGTTGGCGGTGAGAGCCACGAGGCGCAGCAGAAGGCGCTTCGGGTAACAATCTCCCGATACAATACCGGAGATGCACAGCGCGGCTTTACGAATGGCTATGTGGGCAAGGTGGAAGCATCTGCCCGCAAGGTTGTTCCTGCGCTCGATGTAGGCATGGGTCAGAGCGGCGTGCCGGCCGCTCCCCAGCCGCAACAGGTTGCTGTTCCTACTGATCCAAACGCCCCCCCGGTGTGGGACGTGTGGGGCAGCTTCGAATACAGCACAGCGTCTGACACCAAGAAAAAAGGAAATGATCCTCGGGCTTCAGATGCGGTGTTGTTTGTCCAGGCTAGGGATGGTTCGGCCGTTTTTCCTCAACTGAGCAAGGAATAA
- a CDS encoding TrbC/VirB2 family protein, producing MLSSSHYVAVRSPRLKAGLVAWVVFLSVLPAVAHAQTVSGGSTPTQMINNICTFILGDFGKSIAVVVLAAAGLMLAFGRLSLGIFAGMVGGILLMFGAAYLGSMVTG from the coding sequence ATGCTGTCGTCCAGTCATTACGTTGCAGTTCGTAGTCCACGCTTGAAGGCGGGTCTGGTTGCATGGGTGGTTTTTCTATCTGTTCTTCCGGCAGTGGCCCATGCACAGACTGTTTCTGGTGGTTCAACGCCCACACAGATGATTAACAATATCTGCACATTCATCTTGGGTGATTTCGGCAAGAGCATTGCTGTCGTCGTACTCGCGGCTGCCGGATTGATGCTGGCATTCGGCCGTCTTTCGTTGGGTATATTCGCCGGAATGGTTGGCGGTATCCTCTTAATGTTTGGCGCGGCCTATCTCGGGTCCATGGTTACCGGGTGA
- a CDS encoding type IV secretion system protein VirB3 translates to MEKLEEDTLFLAATRPALLAGVPLPVAALLLTMIGLIMVLLQNPLYEAVMVPLWFGSRILVARDYNAVGVVVLFLKTAGRSLDSSLWGGASVSPNPLKVHKRGRGIV, encoded by the coding sequence ATGGAAAAATTGGAAGAAGACACCCTCTTTCTTGCAGCAACCCGTCCGGCGCTATTGGCAGGGGTCCCTCTGCCGGTAGCTGCACTATTGCTGACGATGATTGGGCTCATAATGGTCCTTCTTCAAAACCCACTATATGAAGCAGTAATGGTTCCGCTTTGGTTCGGATCGCGAATACTTGTCGCGAGAGACTATAATGCGGTTGGCGTGGTAGTTTTGTTTTTGAAGACGGCCGGACGTTCTTTGGATAGTTCCTTGTGGGGCGGGGCATCTGTCAGCCCAAATCCGCTGAAGGTTCATAAACGGGGGAGGGGCATCGTGTGA